Proteins from a genomic interval of Acetobacterium woodii DSM 1030:
- a CDS encoding MFS transporter: MNQTVKPISAFTILALAFFGMGVGTITPALNAIFVQFSDLPITTLLLVSTLPSLAVIPASIIAGSVAGSKVKYRTLAILGMALFVLGGVAPYFANDFTVILLERAIFGIGLGIISPLANSLVMGVYEGDKVATMTGIVTLSMNIGGMVLQFMGGFLAGVGWNYAFLPHGLGIISLILVIFFLPEPHQAPVSTETQVLPKEKLPLKVWITVLVYGIFTLCIYPMLVNMSTLIVERGLGTTATAGVVLSFLTIGGMVAGSVFGKVFKISGRFILAFGFAVGVIGLGIVVIAQNIVLLTVGAFLVGVAMSTLIPASMMIISMSTKPTQMAFSVSLFMAGMNLFGFLSTYWIGAIAAITGDAVTTPIAVGAVVSGIFCILYLVVNPLKPKAE; this comes from the coding sequence ATGAATCAAACAGTAAAACCTATCTCAGCGTTTACAATATTAGCGTTGGCGTTTTTTGGAATGGGCGTTGGGACCATCACCCCAGCCCTTAATGCAATATTTGTTCAATTTAGTGATTTGCCGATAACGACTCTTTTACTTGTCTCTACCTTACCTTCGTTAGCTGTTATTCCAGCTTCAATTATAGCAGGTAGCGTTGCTGGGAGTAAAGTTAAATACCGAACGTTGGCAATATTAGGGATGGCGCTTTTTGTTTTAGGCGGTGTTGCTCCTTATTTTGCAAATGACTTTACCGTTATTTTACTTGAACGGGCGATTTTTGGGATTGGCCTTGGGATTATATCACCACTAGCTAATTCATTGGTTATGGGGGTTTACGAAGGCGACAAAGTCGCAACCATGACTGGAATCGTTACCCTTTCAATGAATATTGGGGGAATGGTCCTTCAATTTATGGGTGGTTTTTTAGCAGGAGTTGGCTGGAATTACGCTTTTCTTCCACATGGATTAGGTATTATTTCGTTAATCTTAGTTATCTTTTTCTTGCCGGAACCTCATCAAGCTCCTGTTTCAACTGAAACTCAAGTTTTACCCAAAGAAAAATTGCCTTTAAAAGTCTGGATTACCGTGTTGGTTTATGGGATTTTCACATTGTGTATTTATCCAATGCTCGTCAATATGTCAACCCTTATCGTTGAACGTGGCTTAGGGACGACTGCCACAGCTGGAGTTGTTTTGTCATTTTTAACAATTGGCGGGATGGTTGCTGGTTCTGTTTTTGGAAAAGTATTTAAGATTTCAGGGCGATTTATTCTGGCCTTTGGCTTTGCGGTTGGAGTTATTGGTCTGGGAATTGTAGTGATCGCTCAAAACATTGTTTTATTAACCGTTGGAGCATTTCTTGTCGGTGTAGCCATGTCGACCTTGATTCCAGCCAGTATGATGATTATTTCGATGTCAACTAAGCCGACTCAAATGGCATTTTCGGTGTCTTTGTTTATGGCTGGAATGAATTTGTTTGGATTCTTGTCCACTTATTGGATTGGCGCGATTGCAGCCATCACCGGTGACGCTGTCACCACTCCGATAGCTGTCGGTGCCGTCGTTTCCGGAATCTTTTGTATTTTATATCTGGTTGTTAATCCGCTTAAGCCAAAAGCTGAATAA
- a CDS encoding MerR family transcriptional regulator, protein MKMTVKEVATLTGISVRTLHYYHREGILIPSEISENKYRYYNEENLKLLHTILFLRELDFSIQEIKRILADPNYDEINSFKKQRHLLMLKRSRLDKLIALLENKIQGEMTMNFKPFDMKEIEENKMKYKSEVSERWGNSDAYHQSEQKTNHYSPEVWEAIHNEAEAIYAGFVNNMNKNAADLTVQDLVAQWQGHITKYYYECTKEILAGLGLMYSCDERFKTNIDEHAPGLAQFMSDAIAIYTSK, encoded by the coding sequence ATGAAAATGACGGTTAAAGAAGTTGCTACTCTCACTGGAATCAGTGTGCGCACCCTTCACTATTATCACCGTGAAGGAATTCTAATTCCCAGTGAAATCTCTGAAAACAAATATCGCTATTATAATGAAGAAAATCTTAAATTACTTCACACGATATTATTTTTACGAGAACTGGATTTTTCGATCCAGGAAATCAAACGTATTTTAGCCGATCCCAACTATGACGAAATAAATTCGTTTAAAAAACAGCGCCATCTGCTGATGCTCAAACGAAGCCGTCTTGACAAACTCATTGCGCTGTTGGAAAATAAAATACAAGGAGAAATGACCATGAACTTTAAGCCATTTGATATGAAAGAAATTGAAGAAAACAAAATGAAGTACAAATCCGAAGTCTCAGAACGATGGGGAAATTCCGATGCTTATCATCAAAGCGAGCAAAAAACAAATCACTATAGTCCCGAAGTTTGGGAGGCCATCCACAACGAAGCTGAAGCTATTTATGCCGGTTTTGTCAATAATATGAATAAAAATGCCGCCGACTTAACCGTCCAGGATTTGGTTGCCCAGTGGCAGGGGCACATCACTAAGTACTACTACGAATGTACCAAAGAAATTCTGGCAGGACTAGGCCTTATGTACTCCTGTGATGAGCGTTTTAAAACCAATATTGATGAACACGCCCCCGGACTGGCTCAGTTTATGAGCGATGCTATTGCCATATACACATCAAAATAA
- a CDS encoding alpha/beta fold hydrolase, with translation MFIFLLYIIFFIFILSFCLLIVWSPGKPIPFTNEDGTVLRDSISEKIWVEINGVEIGMIIKSHNNNNPVLLFIHGGPGMPEYWLNKPYPSHLEDIFTVVWWDQRGSGLSYHAKIAPDSMTTDQFISDTIAVTHYLQKRFHQDKIYLMAHSFGTYIGIKTVAQAPNLYHAYFGIAQVVNPELSEELAYDFMLDFYKNANDKKTLKQLIKAPYGTFAYERLRDRVMHQAGIGTIHNMYSVYTGIFMNVMKNREYRLLEKIKIWQGKAFSKHTILNQEYRHCNLGDTILRLDLPVYFFSGIYDYTVNHYLSEIYLDDIQAP, from the coding sequence ATGTTTATATTTCTTTTATATATTATCTTTTTCATTTTCATTCTTTCTTTTTGCCTCCTTATTGTCTGGAGTCCGGGAAAACCGATCCCTTTCACAAATGAAGATGGCACGGTTTTACGTGACAGTATTTCGGAAAAAATATGGGTCGAAATTAATGGTGTGGAAATTGGCATGATCATAAAATCCCACAACAATAACAATCCGGTGTTATTGTTTATTCATGGTGGCCCCGGAATGCCGGAATATTGGCTTAACAAACCGTACCCCAGCCATCTTGAAGATATTTTTACAGTCGTATGGTGGGATCAGCGTGGATCTGGTTTATCCTACCATGCTAAAATCGCTCCTGATAGCATGACCACCGATCAATTCATAAGCGATACCATCGCAGTTACGCACTATCTGCAAAAACGATTTCATCAAGATAAAATTTATTTGATGGCCCATTCATTTGGTACTTATATTGGTATAAAAACAGTAGCCCAAGCACCAAACCTATATCATGCTTATTTCGGCATTGCTCAAGTTGTCAACCCCGAACTTTCTGAAGAATTGGCTTATGACTTCATGCTTGATTTTTATAAAAATGCTAATGATAAAAAAACACTGAAACAATTAATTAAAGCTCCCTATGGTACCTTCGCTTATGAACGGCTCCGTGATCGGGTGATGCATCAGGCTGGTATTGGCACGATTCATAATATGTATTCAGTATATACCGGAATTTTTATGAATGTCATGAAAAATCGCGAATATCGACTGTTAGAAAAAATAAAAATCTGGCAAGGCAAGGCCTTTTCAAAACATACTATCCTTAATCAGGAATATCGGCATTGTAATCTAGGTGATACAATCCTTCGTTTAGATCTTCCAGTCTACTTTTTTTCAGGTATTTATGACTATACCGTTAACCATTACCTTTCAGAAATCTATCTGGATGACATTCAAGCACCTTAA
- a CDS encoding alpha/beta fold hydrolase: MLEKTIITSRGTVHYWIIKHWNPQAKCLVFTHGLTANHQMFEHQVSYFKQHYTIITWDLPMHGLSRPYNNFSYHHSAQDLNAILIQESINSTILIGQSLGGYVCQQFAVDFPEKVLAFIGVDTSPLGLIYYSFLDRFWLRQVEWLSLCYPYDFLVKSIARAATHTPEAYRNMITMLKPYHKKELCKMMGIAYSSFLSENKNTAFKFPVLLILGEYDKIGKVRKYNHAWTQRTGYPLRIVPYAGHNSNVDNPEVFNTLLSDFIETL, encoded by the coding sequence GTGCTGGAAAAAACAATTATCACCTCTCGAGGTACTGTCCATTATTGGATTATTAAACATTGGAACCCTCAGGCAAAATGTCTGGTGTTTACCCACGGACTGACTGCCAATCACCAGATGTTTGAACATCAAGTTTCCTATTTTAAACAGCATTACACGATTATCACCTGGGATCTTCCCATGCATGGGTTATCCCGACCTTATAATAATTTTTCCTATCATCACTCAGCACAGGATCTAAATGCTATTCTGATCCAAGAATCGATTAATTCGACAATACTAATTGGCCAGTCGCTGGGCGGATATGTCTGCCAACAGTTTGCTGTTGATTTTCCGGAAAAAGTTTTGGCTTTTATCGGGGTTGACACTTCCCCTTTAGGCCTCATTTATTATTCCTTTCTGGATCGCTTCTGGCTGCGACAAGTCGAATGGCTTTCACTTTGTTACCCTTACGATTTTTTGGTAAAAAGCATTGCTCGCGCCGCCACTCACACTCCTGAAGCTTATCGTAATATGATTACCATGCTTAAACCCTATCATAAAAAGGAACTCTGTAAAATGATGGGGATTGCCTATTCCAGCTTTTTAAGCGAAAATAAAAACACCGCTTTTAAATTCCCGGTTCTTTTAATACTGGGAGAATATGATAAAATTGGAAAAGTACGCAAATATAATCATGCTTGGACACAACGAACTGGCTATCCACTTCGCATTGTTCCATACGCAGGTCACAACTCAAATGTCGATAATCCTGAGGTCTTCAATACCCTTCTATCCGATTTTATCGAAACATTATAG
- a CDS encoding OsmC family protein, with the protein MPDAKFCVRAQSENPTKTVVKARGFSFIVDEPDTLGGTNEGLSPVEYLLGAFAGCLNVVGHLIAKEMNFELKSLKIEMRGDINVDNLLGVSDAERPGFRSIDVVLKPECDADEETIEKWVKLVKSRCPVSDNLGNITPITVKTK; encoded by the coding sequence ATGCCAGATGCAAAATTTTGTGTACGCGCTCAGAGTGAAAACCCAACAAAAACCGTTGTTAAAGCCAGGGGCTTTAGTTTCATCGTTGATGAACCTGATACCTTGGGGGGTACCAATGAAGGTTTAAGCCCCGTCGAATATTTATTAGGTGCTTTTGCCGGTTGTTTAAATGTTGTCGGCCATTTGATTGCAAAAGAAATGAATTTCGAACTAAAAAGTTTAAAAATCGAAATGCGTGGCGATATCAATGTTGACAATCTTCTTGGTGTTTCTGATGCTGAAAGGCCTGGTTTCCGCTCCATTGATGTGGTCTTGAAACCTGAATGTGATGCTGATGAAGAAACCATCGAAAAATGGGTCAAGCTTGTCAAAAGTCGATGTCCAGTGAGCGATAATTTAGGAAATATTACCCCGATCACTGTTAAAACAAAATAA
- a CDS encoding MarR family winged helix-turn-helix transcriptional regulator gives MFELENCAAYIATNAGKILAEGFEKNLKKVGVSRVQWSVLYYLAKPDCNSQKELVERLKTKGSSTTRLLDRMVRDGWVERHLNPRDRREMLLTLTEKGYELREKCLPIGQAYSDKITADISEADLNIFYTVMEQLIQNVLKE, from the coding sequence ATGTTTGAACTTGAAAATTGTGCGGCTTATATCGCGACAAATGCTGGAAAAATTTTGGCAGAAGGATTTGAAAAAAATTTGAAAAAAGTGGGAGTCTCACGGGTTCAGTGGTCGGTGCTTTACTATTTGGCAAAACCCGACTGCAACAGCCAAAAAGAATTAGTGGAACGCTTAAAAACAAAGGGATCTTCGACGACCCGTTTGCTGGATCGGATGGTTCGTGATGGTTGGGTCGAACGACATTTAAATCCCCGTGATCGTCGTGAAATGTTATTGACGCTAACAGAAAAAGGCTATGAGTTGCGGGAGAAATGCTTACCGATTGGCCAGGCATATAGCGACAAAATTACCGCCGATATCTCAGAAGCAGATCTGAATATATTTTATACAGTAATGGAGCAATTGATTCAGAATGTGTTAAAAGAGTAG